In a single window of the Motilibacter aurantiacus genome:
- the hrpA gene encoding ATP-dependent RNA helicase HrpA: MGTSVTGRLAELQERLSGVTLRDERRLARRISGARRIRDEAARSTVVDEITADLERAEARLTARRESLPTIRYPEELPVSRRKDDILEAVRDAQVVVVAGETGSGKTTQLPKICLELGRGVRGRIGHTQPRRLAARSVAERVAEELGSELGGAVGYKVRFNDSVGDDTFVKVMTDGILLAEIQGDRFLNEYDTLILDEAHERSLNIDFLLGYLKQLLARRPDLKLIITSATIEVERFSRHFGDAPIIEVSGRTYPVEVRYRPLVDGAAGGDDEDGDAAQAEPRDQVTAISEAVEELCAEGPGDILVFLSGEREIRDTADALAKADLRDTEILPLYARLSAAEQHRVFSSHPGRRIVLATNVAETSLTVPGIKYVVDPGTARVSRYSFRTKVQRLPIEPVSQASANQRKGRCGRVSEGICIRLYSEEDFLSRPEFTDPEILRTSLASVILQMTALGLGDIAAFPFVDPPDPRNIKDGVLLLQELGAIDPDEKDPKKRLTEVGRRLAQLPVDPRLGRMVLEAGDNGCVREVLVIAAALSIQDPRERPVDKQQAAAEKHARFTDPTSDFLAYVNLWNYLQEQQKALSSSAFRRLCKNEFLNYLRVREWQDVHTQLRQVAKALGLSANTADADPTHVHTALLAGLLSHIGLKDTDKHEYLGARGATFAVFPGSGLFKKPPRWVMSAELVETTRLWARVNARIEPEWAEKLAQHLVKRTYSEPHWEKDRAAVLAYEKVTLYGVPLVAGRKVNYGRIDPPVARDLFIRNALVEGDWRTHHAFFEENRRLLEDVEELENRARRRDILVDDETLFDFYDKRIPADVVSGAHFDSWWKKARRTEPDLLSFEKSMLVNESASGIAEADYPDVWRQGDLVLPLTYQFEPGTEADGVTVHVPLPVLNRVSPAGFDWQIPGLREDLVTALIRALPKQVRTSFVPAPNYAKEALQDLPVQDVPLVDALARRLRLMTGVIVDPGAFDPERVPEHLKVTFRVEDERKRKVAEGKDLEALKLRLGGRMRQAISEAAPKVERSGLVGWEVGALPQVFEQQQRGGHRVKAFPALVDEGDSVAVRLLGNQTEQAAAMWAGTRRMLLLTIPSPVRNVVRGLSNASKLTLSANPHGSVAALLDDCIACAVDSLMAEHGGPVWDEAGFEKLRDAVRAGLFPVVMEVLGEVERALAAAAALRKRLDGLTSATLAASLADMRSQLDGLVHPGFVTQTGRRRLPDVTRYLQALGRRLDKLPQDPGRDRLQLAKLEQVQAEYAAALAAVPDGRPVPEELRDVRWMIEELRISYFAQTMRTAYPVSEKRVYRALDALAG; encoded by the coding sequence ATGGGAACGAGCGTCACCGGCCGGCTGGCCGAGCTGCAGGAGCGCCTGTCCGGGGTGACGCTGCGCGACGAGCGCCGCCTCGCGCGGCGGATCTCGGGCGCGCGCCGCATCCGCGACGAGGCCGCCCGGAGCACGGTGGTCGACGAGATCACCGCCGACCTCGAGCGGGCCGAGGCGCGGCTCACCGCGCGGCGGGAGAGCCTGCCGACGATCCGCTACCCGGAGGAGCTGCCGGTCAGCCGGCGCAAGGACGACATCCTCGAGGCGGTGCGCGACGCCCAGGTGGTCGTCGTCGCCGGCGAGACCGGGTCCGGCAAGACCACGCAGCTGCCGAAGATCTGCCTCGAGCTGGGGCGGGGCGTCCGTGGCCGGATCGGCCACACCCAGCCGCGCCGGCTTGCGGCCCGGTCCGTGGCCGAGCGGGTCGCGGAGGAGCTGGGCTCCGAGCTCGGCGGCGCGGTGGGCTACAAGGTCCGCTTCAACGACTCCGTCGGCGACGACACCTTCGTCAAGGTGATGACCGACGGCATCCTGCTCGCCGAGATCCAGGGCGACCGGTTCCTCAACGAGTACGACACGCTCATCCTGGACGAGGCGCACGAGCGCAGCCTCAACATCGACTTCCTGCTCGGCTACCTCAAGCAGCTGCTCGCGCGCCGACCGGACCTCAAGCTCATCATCACCTCCGCCACGATCGAGGTCGAGCGCTTCTCGCGGCACTTCGGCGACGCCCCGATCATCGAGGTGTCCGGCCGCACCTACCCGGTGGAGGTGCGCTACCGACCGCTCGTCGACGGCGCGGCCGGGGGCGACGACGAGGACGGCGACGCCGCCCAGGCCGAGCCGCGCGACCAGGTCACGGCGATCTCGGAGGCCGTGGAGGAGCTGTGCGCGGAGGGGCCGGGCGACATCCTGGTCTTCCTCAGCGGCGAGCGGGAGATCCGCGACACCGCCGACGCGCTCGCCAAGGCCGACCTGCGCGACACCGAGATCCTTCCGCTGTACGCCCGGCTCTCCGCCGCGGAGCAGCACCGCGTCTTCTCCTCACACCCCGGCCGCCGCATCGTGCTCGCGACCAACGTCGCCGAGACCTCGCTCACCGTCCCCGGCATCAAGTACGTCGTGGACCCCGGCACGGCGCGCGTCTCGCGCTACAGCTTCCGCACGAAGGTGCAGCGCCTGCCGATCGAGCCGGTCTCCCAGGCGTCGGCCAACCAGCGCAAGGGCCGCTGCGGCCGTGTGTCCGAAGGGATCTGCATCCGGCTCTACTCCGAAGAGGACTTCCTGTCCCGGCCGGAGTTCACCGACCCGGAGATCCTTCGCACGAGCCTTGCGTCGGTCATCCTGCAGATGACGGCGCTCGGGCTGGGTGACATCGCGGCGTTCCCGTTCGTCGACCCACCGGACCCGCGCAACATCAAGGACGGCGTGCTGCTGCTGCAGGAGCTCGGCGCCATCGACCCGGACGAGAAGGACCCGAAGAAGCGGCTCACCGAGGTCGGCCGCCGGCTGGCCCAGCTGCCGGTCGACCCGCGCCTGGGCCGCATGGTGCTCGAGGCCGGCGACAACGGCTGTGTGCGCGAGGTGCTCGTCATCGCCGCCGCGCTGTCGATCCAGGACCCGCGCGAGCGGCCCGTCGACAAGCAGCAGGCCGCGGCGGAGAAGCACGCGCGGTTCACCGACCCGACCTCGGACTTCCTGGCGTACGTCAATCTCTGGAACTACCTGCAGGAGCAGCAGAAGGCGCTCTCCTCCAGCGCGTTCCGCCGGCTCTGCAAGAACGAGTTCCTCAACTACCTGCGGGTCCGCGAGTGGCAGGACGTGCACACCCAGCTGCGCCAGGTCGCCAAGGCGCTGGGCCTCTCGGCGAACACCGCGGACGCCGACCCCACGCACGTGCACACCGCGCTGCTCGCCGGCCTGCTGTCGCACATCGGCCTCAAGGACACCGACAAGCACGAGTACCTCGGTGCCCGCGGCGCCACGTTCGCCGTCTTCCCCGGGTCCGGGCTGTTCAAGAAGCCCCCGCGGTGGGTGATGTCGGCCGAGCTGGTCGAGACGACCCGGCTCTGGGCCCGCGTCAACGCGCGGATCGAGCCCGAGTGGGCGGAGAAGCTCGCCCAGCACCTGGTCAAGCGCACCTACAGCGAGCCGCACTGGGAGAAGGACCGCGCCGCCGTCCTGGCGTACGAGAAGGTCACGCTCTACGGCGTCCCGCTCGTGGCCGGGCGGAAGGTCAACTACGGGCGCATCGACCCGCCCGTGGCGCGTGACCTCTTCATCCGCAACGCGCTGGTCGAGGGCGACTGGCGCACGCACCACGCGTTCTTCGAGGAGAACCGGCGGCTGCTCGAGGACGTCGAGGAGCTGGAGAACCGCGCGCGCCGCCGCGACATCCTCGTCGACGACGAGACCCTCTTCGACTTCTACGACAAGCGCATCCCGGCCGACGTCGTGTCCGGCGCCCACTTCGACAGCTGGTGGAAGAAGGCCCGCCGCACCGAGCCGGACCTGCTCAGCTTCGAGAAGTCGATGCTGGTCAACGAGTCGGCGAGCGGCATCGCCGAGGCGGACTACCCCGACGTGTGGCGGCAGGGCGACCTCGTGCTGCCGTTGACCTACCAGTTCGAGCCCGGCACCGAGGCCGACGGCGTCACCGTCCACGTGCCGCTGCCCGTGCTCAACCGGGTCTCCCCCGCCGGGTTCGACTGGCAGATCCCCGGGCTGCGCGAGGACCTGGTCACCGCGCTGATCCGGGCGCTTCCCAAGCAGGTCCGCACCAGCTTCGTGCCGGCGCCGAACTACGCGAAGGAGGCGCTGCAGGACCTGCCCGTGCAGGACGTCCCGCTCGTGGACGCGCTCGCCCGCAGGCTGCGGCTGATGACCGGCGTGATCGTCGACCCCGGCGCCTTCGACCCGGAACGCGTCCCCGAGCACCTGAAGGTCACCTTCCGGGTCGAGGACGAGCGCAAGCGCAAGGTCGCCGAGGGCAAGGACCTCGAGGCGCTCAAGCTCCGGCTGGGCGGCCGGATGCGGCAGGCCATCTCCGAGGCCGCGCCGAAGGTCGAGCGGTCCGGGCTCGTCGGCTGGGAGGTGGGCGCCCTGCCGCAGGTCTTCGAGCAGCAGCAGCGCGGCGGCCACCGGGTCAAGGCCTTCCCGGCCCTCGTGGACGAGGGCGACAGCGTGGCCGTCCGGCTGCTCGGCAACCAGACGGAGCAGGCCGCCGCGATGTGGGCCGGCACCCGCCGGATGCTGCTGCTGACGATCCCGTCTCCCGTGCGCAACGTCGTGCGCGGGCTGTCGAACGCGTCGAAGCTGACGCTCAGCGCCAACCCGCACGGCAGCGTCGCGGCGCTGCTCGACGACTGCATCGCGTGCGCCGTCGACTCGCTCATGGCCGAGCACGGCGGGCCCGTGTGGGACGAGGCCGGGTTCGAGAAGCTGCGGGACGCCGTACGGGCGGGCCTCTTCCCGGTCGTCATGGAGGTGCTCGGCGAGGTGGAGCGGGCCCTCGCCGCGGCGGCCGCGCTGCGCAAGCGGCTCGACGGCCTGACCAGCGCGACGCTGGCGGCCTCGCTCGCCGACATGCGCTCCCAGCTCGACGGGCTGGTGCATCCCGGGTTCGTCACGCAGACCGGGCGTCGGCGGCTGCCGGACGTCACCCGCTACCTGCAGGCGCTGGGACGCCGGCTGGACAAGCTCCCGCAGGACCCAGGCCGCGACCGGCTGCAGTTGGCCAAGCTCGAGCAGGTCCAGGCCGAGTACGCCGCGGCGCTCGCCGCCGTCCCGGACGGCCGCCCGGTCCCCGAGGAGCTGCGCGACGTGCGCTGGATGATCGAGGAACTGCGGATCAGCTACTTCGCGCAGACCATGCGGACGGCGTACCCGGTGTCGGAGAAGCGGGTCTACCGGGCGCTGGACGCGCTGGCGGGCTGA
- a CDS encoding RtcB family protein has product MQQLTTKLLNWASVIDPQTMEQAQRTSELPFIYPHLALMPDAHLGKGATVGSVIPTLGAIIPAAVGVDIGCGMIAVRTQFTRDDLAGRPLGALRASIEQAIPLSAGNYNRRLTDTAAARIDELQALPITQEPSAYAKRWELQLGTLGSGNHFIEVTADETGAVWLFLHSGSRGVGNRIAQHHIGAARAQMDRKGVKLPDRDLAYLEEGTPSFDDYITDLRWAQHFALLNREEMMDRLVGCLAKEMGEPVQEIERINCHHNFTQLEEHFGKQVWLSRKGAIEARRGQAGLIPGSMGTASYVVKGKGNADSLNSSPHGAGRVYSRSAARRTFTRTQLREAMKGIEFRDTDAFLDEIPQAYKDIDQVMADAADLVEVRHVLRQLVNVKGD; this is encoded by the coding sequence ATGCAGCAGCTGACGACGAAGCTTCTCAACTGGGCATCGGTGATCGACCCCCAGACCATGGAGCAGGCGCAGCGGACGAGCGAACTCCCCTTCATCTACCCGCACCTGGCGCTGATGCCCGACGCGCACCTGGGCAAGGGCGCGACGGTCGGGTCGGTCATCCCCACCCTGGGGGCGATCATCCCCGCGGCGGTCGGGGTGGACATCGGCTGCGGCATGATCGCCGTCCGCACGCAGTTCACCCGCGACGACCTCGCGGGCCGCCCCCTCGGGGCGCTCCGCGCGTCGATCGAGCAGGCGATCCCGCTGTCGGCCGGCAACTACAACCGCAGGCTGACCGACACGGCCGCCGCCCGCATCGACGAGCTGCAGGCGCTGCCGATCACCCAGGAGCCGTCCGCGTACGCGAAGCGCTGGGAGCTGCAGCTCGGCACCCTCGGCTCGGGCAACCACTTCATCGAGGTGACGGCCGACGAGACCGGCGCCGTCTGGCTTTTCCTGCACTCGGGCTCCCGCGGGGTGGGCAACCGGATCGCGCAGCATCACATCGGGGCGGCGCGGGCGCAGATGGACCGCAAGGGCGTAAAGCTCCCCGACCGCGACCTCGCCTACCTCGAGGAGGGCACCCCGTCGTTCGACGACTACATCACCGACCTGCGCTGGGCGCAGCACTTCGCCCTGCTCAACCGCGAGGAGATGATGGACCGGCTCGTGGGCTGCCTGGCCAAGGAGATGGGCGAGCCGGTGCAGGAGATCGAGCGGATCAACTGCCACCACAACTTCACCCAGCTCGAGGAGCACTTCGGCAAGCAGGTGTGGCTGAGCCGCAAGGGCGCGATCGAGGCGCGGCGGGGGCAGGCCGGCCTCATCCCCGGCTCGATGGGCACGGCGAGCTACGTGGTGAAGGGAAAGGGGAACGCCGATTCCCTGAACTCCTCCCCGCACGGCGCGGGGCGCGTCTACTCGCGGTCGGCGGCGCGCCGCACGTTCACCCGGACGCAGCTCCGCGAGGCGATGAAGGGCATCGAGTTCCGGGACACCGACGCGTTCCTGGACGAGATACCGCAGGCGTACAAGGACATCGACCAGGTCATGGCCGACGCAGCGGACCTGGTGGAGGTACGCCACGTGCTGCGCCAGCTGGTGAACGTCAAGGGCGACTGA
- a CDS encoding molybdenum cofactor biosysynthesis protein yields MELPYSYSVEVLHLLVSPGHAYEGRPADGPALVPTADADEVEVVAGRGIRGDRYFGRPAHVDASVTLIAVEGLEAVAAELGLPALDPLLARRNVVLRGVPVDALVRTPFSLEAGGPPVLFRGGRPANPCAWMDVVHAPGAFRALRRRGGVRARPEASGILRRGPGVLRTPAELG; encoded by the coding sequence GTGGAGCTGCCGTACTCCTACTCGGTCGAGGTCCTGCACCTGCTCGTGTCCCCCGGCCACGCCTACGAGGGCCGCCCGGCGGACGGGCCGGCGCTGGTGCCGACGGCAGATGCGGACGAGGTGGAGGTCGTCGCGGGCAGAGGGATCCGCGGCGACCGCTACTTCGGCCGCCCCGCCCACGTGGACGCCTCGGTGACGCTCATCGCCGTCGAGGGGCTCGAGGCGGTCGCCGCCGAGCTCGGCCTCCCCGCGCTCGACCCGCTGCTGGCACGGCGCAACGTCGTGCTCCGCGGCGTCCCGGTCGACGCGCTCGTCCGCACGCCGTTCAGCCTGGAGGCAGGCGGCCCGCCGGTGCTGTTCCGGGGCGGGCGCCCGGCGAACCCGTGCGCCTGGATGGACGTGGTGCACGCCCCGGGCGCCTTCCGTGCGCTGCGCCGCCGCGGCGGGGTGCGCGCCCGGCCGGAGGCCTCCGGCATCCTTCGGCGCGGGCCGGGTGTGCTGCGCACGCCGGCCGAGCTCGGATGA
- a CDS encoding DUF5302 domain-containing protein, with amino-acid sequence MADEAPNEPAEGAADTPSADDDMRARFREALAHKQGHGAPGRPGGNQPHVGGHGNAKVQRQFRRKSG; translated from the coding sequence ATGGCCGACGAAGCCCCGAACGAGCCCGCCGAGGGTGCCGCCGACACCCCATCGGCCGACGACGACATGCGTGCCCGCTTCCGCGAGGCGCTGGCGCACAAGCAGGGCCACGGCGCTCCCGGCCGCCCCGGTGGCAACCAGCCCCACGTGGGCGGGCACGGCAACGCGAAGGTCCAGCGCCAGTTCCGCCGCAAGTCCGGCTGA
- a CDS encoding ankyrin repeat domain-containing protein: MPELNEEELAFAARMFDLARGGATEQLSEYVDAGLPVNLTNAKGDTLLLLAAYHSHPGTVRALLERGADHARVNDNGQTALAAAVFRRSEETVRALLDAGADPALGPKSALAIAEFFDLPDMTALLTGRGPHPRAPG, from the coding sequence ATGCCCGAGCTGAACGAGGAAGAGCTGGCGTTCGCCGCGCGGATGTTCGACCTCGCGCGCGGCGGCGCGACCGAGCAGCTGTCGGAGTACGTCGATGCGGGGCTGCCGGTCAACCTCACCAACGCCAAGGGCGACACGTTGCTGTTGCTGGCGGCGTACCACAGCCACCCGGGCACCGTCCGTGCCCTGCTCGAGCGCGGCGCCGACCACGCGCGCGTCAACGACAACGGGCAGACCGCGCTCGCGGCGGCGGTCTTCCGCCGGTCCGAGGAGACCGTCCGGGCCCTGCTGGACGCCGGGGCCGACCCAGCCCTGGGGCCTAAGTCGGCACTCGCCATCGCCGAGTTCTTCGACCTGCCGGACATGACGGCGCTGCTCACCGGCCGTGGCCCGCACCCGCGGGCGCCCGGCTGA
- a CDS encoding NUDIX domain-containing protein, protein MPKRSAGLLLWRRRDDVVQVLLAHPGGPLFARKDDGHWSVPKGEYTAEEEPLAAARREFLEELGKPAPDGEPVPLGEARQSSGKVNTVWALHGDLDVAGVHSNLFSMEWPPRSGRLQEFPEIDRAEWFDLEAARRKIFASQLPFLDRLAAHVAEVP, encoded by the coding sequence CTGCCGAAGCGGAGCGCCGGGCTGTTGCTGTGGCGTCGTCGGGACGACGTCGTGCAGGTGCTGCTCGCCCACCCCGGAGGGCCGCTGTTCGCCCGCAAGGACGACGGGCACTGGAGCGTGCCGAAGGGCGAGTACACCGCCGAGGAGGAGCCGCTGGCCGCCGCCCGCCGCGAGTTCCTCGAGGAGCTGGGCAAGCCCGCGCCGGACGGGGAGCCGGTGCCGCTCGGCGAGGCCCGCCAGTCCAGCGGCAAGGTGAACACTGTCTGGGCACTGCACGGCGACCTCGACGTCGCCGGGGTGCACAGCAACCTCTTCTCGATGGAGTGGCCGCCCCGGTCCGGCCGGCTGCAGGAGTTCCCGGAGATCGACCGCGCCGAGTGGTTCGACCTGGAGGCCGCGCGGCGCAAGATCTTCGCCAGCCAGCTGCCGTTCCTCGACCGGCTCGCCGCACACGTGGCCGAGGTCCCGTGA
- a CDS encoding SDR family NAD(P)-dependent oxidoreductase, producing MGTRRNPLAVTLPPRRPLRAAGGQGDRSDPGDPGRRPSVVVVVGASSGIGRATALALAGRGDTVVLSARGRDGLERVAAECAGLPGRTLVLPADARSAEDMRRLAESAVASLGRIDGWVQSAGVIAYGRVEDVPSEVFRAVLETNVLGVVHAAQAALPVMRAQRSGVLVVLGSLLDKATAPLMGSYVSSKWAVRGLTRVLRQETRDAPGVSVCSVAPAGVDTPIYRSAGTYAGRLGSPPPPADAPETVAAAVLACLDRPRRQVVVGPASRLVQAGFVVLPPVYDALVGPLLRVLGLAPGRVGPTTGNVLSPDGAAGPGRT from the coding sequence GTGGGGACTCGGCGCAACCCGCTCGCGGTGACGTTGCCGCCGCGGAGGCCGCTGCGCGCGGCGGGCGGCCAGGGGGACCGGAGCGACCCGGGCGATCCGGGCCGCCGGCCGTCGGTCGTCGTGGTCGTGGGGGCCTCCAGCGGCATCGGCCGGGCCACCGCGCTCGCCCTCGCCGGCCGCGGTGACACCGTCGTGCTCAGCGCGCGGGGGCGGGACGGGCTCGAGCGGGTTGCGGCCGAGTGCGCAGGGCTGCCCGGGCGCACGCTCGTGCTGCCCGCCGACGCGCGGTCGGCCGAGGACATGCGGCGGCTCGCCGAGTCGGCGGTGGCCTCGCTCGGGCGCATCGACGGCTGGGTCCAGTCCGCGGGGGTGATCGCGTACGGGCGGGTCGAGGACGTGCCGTCCGAGGTGTTCCGTGCCGTGCTCGAGACCAACGTGTTGGGCGTGGTCCACGCCGCCCAGGCGGCCCTGCCGGTGATGCGGGCGCAGCGGTCCGGCGTCCTGGTCGTGCTCGGCTCGCTGCTGGACAAGGCGACGGCGCCGCTCATGGGGTCGTACGTCTCGTCCAAGTGGGCGGTGCGTGGGCTCACCCGGGTGCTGCGCCAGGAGACTCGGGACGCCCCCGGGGTGAGCGTGTGCAGCGTGGCCCCTGCGGGCGTCGACACCCCCATCTATCGCAGCGCCGGGACCTATGCCGGCCGGCTCGGCTCGCCGCCGCCGCCGGCCGACGCGCCGGAGACGGTCGCCGCGGCGGTGCTCGCGTGCCTGGACCGCCCGCGCCGGCAGGTCGTGGTCGGGCCGGCCAGCCGGCTCGTCCAGGCGGGGTTCGTCGTGCTGCCGCCGGTCTACGACGCGCTCGTCGGGCCGCTGCTGCGCGTGCTCGGCCTCGCTCCCGGCCGGGTGGGCCCGACGACCGGCAACGTCCTGTCCCCCGACGGCGCCGCAGGGCCCGGACGCACGTGA
- a CDS encoding aldo/keto reductase, whose protein sequence is MPAVPTRSLNNGVDIPLLGFGVFQIPPDEVVAPVATALEAGYRLIDTAAAYRNEEGVGRALADSGIPREELFVTTKLWNEDQGYDSTLRAFDDSLAKLGLETLDLYLIHWPSPHRGLYVETWKALERVYSEGRVRAIGVSNFTQAHLQRLFDETDVVPAANQVELHPELPQDELRAFHEEHGIVTQAWSPIGAGKGLLEHPVVTGLATRVGRTPAQVVLRWHVQRGTVVIPKSVTPERIRSNIEVFDFELSDADMAEVSGLASGRRIGPDPDTATF, encoded by the coding sequence ATGCCCGCCGTCCCCACCCGCTCGCTCAACAACGGCGTCGACATCCCGCTGCTGGGCTTCGGCGTGTTCCAGATCCCGCCGGACGAGGTCGTCGCCCCCGTGGCCACCGCGCTGGAGGCCGGCTACCGGCTGATCGACACGGCCGCGGCGTACCGCAACGAGGAGGGGGTCGGCCGCGCCCTGGCCGACAGCGGCATCCCGCGCGAGGAGCTGTTCGTCACCACCAAGCTGTGGAACGAGGACCAGGGCTACGACTCGACGCTGCGGGCCTTCGACGACAGCCTGGCCAAGCTCGGCCTGGAGACGCTCGACCTCTACCTGATCCACTGGCCGAGCCCGCACCGCGGCCTCTACGTGGAGACCTGGAAGGCGCTCGAGCGGGTCTACTCCGAGGGCCGCGTCCGCGCGATCGGCGTCTCGAACTTCACGCAGGCCCACCTGCAGCGGCTGTTCGACGAGACCGACGTGGTCCCGGCGGCCAACCAGGTCGAGCTGCACCCCGAGCTCCCGCAGGACGAGCTGCGCGCCTTCCACGAGGAGCACGGCATCGTGACCCAGGCCTGGAGCCCGATCGGCGCCGGCAAGGGGCTGCTCGAGCACCCCGTCGTCACCGGGCTCGCGACTCGGGTCGGGCGCACGCCCGCCCAGGTCGTCCTGCGCTGGCACGTGCAGCGCGGCACGGTCGTGATCCCGAAGTCGGTCACGCCCGAGCGCATCCGGTCCAACATCGAGGTCTTCGACTTCGAGCTCTCCGACGCCGACATGGCGGAGGTCAGCGGCCTGGCGTCCGGGCGGCGCATCGGCCCCGACCCCGACACCGCCACGTTCTGA
- a CDS encoding MFS transporter, which translates to MDAIPGVGQAGALQAGTSGTGGTGRGSGPAAGPWAPLAVPVYRALWIAVLVSNIGTWMQTVGAQWLLVDEPNASTLVALVQTASTLPVVALALPAGVLADSFDRRRLLLGVQAFQVVVGAILTALTAAGQMRPALLLTLTFALGAGAAVTAPAYQALIPELVPRSQITSASALGSISVNLARAVGPAVAGLLISHVGVAAVFALNAVTFAVFGAVLLAWRRPVDDPREREPFAFALRAGGRYVRHSPVVRRLLLRVLLFVVPAMAVWALLPLVATRRLDLGASGYGVLLGALGVGAVGGAFLLPRARARLSANALVAVASCLYALGLAVVVAADVLPLVLLALLPAGAGWIGVLSTMNASLQLFLPNWVRARGLAVYQVVLFGGQAVGAFGWGLVADHLGLRTAYLAAAAGMAVGAASIAVWPLRDTRGLDRSPAVFWPEPELAFEPAPDDGPVLVTRAYTVAEQDEEEFLEAMERVRRATQRTGAVRWQVYRDGADPRRFLEAYVVPSWAEHLRQHEGRLTGSDRVAEERANALSSPPPVVSHLFPAGRAH; encoded by the coding sequence GTGGACGCGATTCCCGGTGTCGGCCAGGCCGGCGCCCTGCAGGCGGGCACCAGCGGCACCGGCGGCACGGGTCGCGGCAGCGGGCCGGCAGCAGGCCCGTGGGCACCGCTGGCCGTGCCGGTCTACCGCGCGCTCTGGATCGCGGTGCTGGTCAGCAACATCGGCACCTGGATGCAGACCGTGGGGGCACAGTGGCTCCTCGTCGACGAGCCGAACGCGTCGACGCTGGTGGCCCTCGTGCAGACGGCCTCCACCCTGCCGGTCGTCGCGCTCGCCCTGCCGGCCGGCGTGCTCGCCGACTCCTTCGATCGGCGGCGGCTGCTGCTGGGCGTGCAGGCCTTCCAGGTGGTGGTGGGCGCGATCCTCACGGCGCTGACGGCCGCCGGCCAGATGCGCCCCGCCCTGCTCCTGACCCTCACCTTCGCGCTGGGGGCGGGCGCAGCCGTCACGGCCCCGGCGTACCAGGCCCTGATCCCCGAGCTCGTCCCGCGCTCGCAGATCACCTCCGCCTCCGCCCTCGGCTCGATCAGCGTCAACCTCGCCCGTGCCGTGGGGCCGGCTGTCGCGGGGCTGCTCATCTCGCACGTCGGCGTGGCCGCGGTCTTCGCGCTCAACGCGGTCACCTTCGCGGTCTTCGGCGCCGTGCTGCTCGCGTGGCGGCGGCCGGTGGACGACCCCCGCGAGCGGGAGCCTTTCGCGTTCGCCCTGCGGGCCGGAGGACGCTACGTGCGCCACTCGCCCGTCGTCCGCCGCCTCCTGCTGCGCGTGCTGCTGTTCGTGGTCCCGGCCATGGCGGTCTGGGCGCTGCTCCCGCTCGTCGCCACCCGCCGCCTGGACCTCGGGGCGAGCGGCTACGGCGTCCTGCTGGGCGCGCTCGGCGTGGGCGCCGTGGGCGGGGCGTTCCTCCTGCCCCGCGCCCGTGCCCGGCTGTCGGCCAACGCCCTGGTGGCGGTGGCGTCGTGCCTCTACGCCCTGGGCCTGGCCGTCGTGGTCGCCGCCGACGTCCTGCCGCTCGTCCTGCTGGCGCTGCTGCCGGCGGGGGCGGGCTGGATCGGCGTGCTGTCGACGATGAACGCGTCGCTGCAGCTGTTCCTGCCCAACTGGGTACGCGCCCGCGGCCTCGCCGTCTACCAGGTCGTGCTCTTCGGCGGGCAGGCCGTGGGCGCCTTCGGCTGGGGGCTCGTCGCCGACCACCTCGGGCTGCGCACCGCCTACCTGGCCGCGGCGGCGGGGATGGCCGTCGGAGCGGCCTCGATCGCGGTGTGGCCGCTGCGGGACACCCGCGGGCTCGACCGCAGCCCCGCCGTGTTCTGGCCGGAGCCGGAGCTGGCCTTCGAGCCGGCCCCCGACGACGGGCCGGTCCTCGTCACCCGGGCCTACACCGTCGCCGAGCAGGACGAGGAGGAGTTCCTCGAGGCGATGGAGCGCGTGCGCCGGGCCACCCAACGGACCGGTGCGGTCCGCTGGCAGGTGTACCGCGACGGGGCCGACCCGCGCCGGTTCCTCGAGGCGTACGTCGTCCCCTCCTGGGCCGAGCACCTGCGCCAGCACGAGGGGCGGCTGACCGGCTCGGACCGGGTCGCCGAGGAGCGCGCCAACGCGCTCTCGAGCCCGCCGCCGGTCGTGAGCCACCTCTTCCCGGCCGGGCGCGCGCACTGA